The following coding sequences are from one Maniola jurtina chromosome 14, ilManJurt1.1, whole genome shotgun sequence window:
- the LOC123871689 gene encoding 28 kDa heat- and acid-stable phosphoprotein-like isoform X2, whose product MPRGKYTNHKGRNRKFTSPEELEEQRKQEELKKKWRKEHGDESSSEEESEGNKSGSDDSDDSESDEDHPTKAKGVSGLIEVENPNRVVKKNKKLSNLNTITEGEKPQLSRREREEIERQRAAAAYQKAHAEGKTDQARADLARLAIIRQQREEAAKRRETEKTAKEATTKKK is encoded by the exons ATGCCACGTG GAAAGTATACCAACCACAAGGGACGTAACCGTAAGTTTACCAGCCCTGAGGAATTAGAAGAGCAGAGGAAGCAAGAGGAACTGAAAAAAAA ATGGAGAAAGGAACATGGAGATGAAAGCTCAAGTGAAGAAGAATCTGAAGGAAATAAATCTGGCTCAGATGACAGCGATGACAGTGAGTCTGATGAAGAT CATCCAACTAAAGCAAAGGGTGTCTCGGGCCTCATTGAAGTAGAAAATCCCAATCGAGTAGTTAAGAAGAATAAAAAGTTATCCAATTTAAATACAATCACGGAAGGAGAGAAACCTCAGCTTTCAAg GCGTGAGCGAGAAGAAATTGAAAGGCAACGGGCAGCAGCGGCTTACCAGAAAGCGCATGCGGAGGGTAAAACTGACCAGGCCCGAGCGGACCTCGCGCGACTCGCCATCATCCGGCAGCAGAGAGAAGAGGCGGCCAAGCGACGCGAGACGGAGAAGACTGCTAAAGAAGCGACGACGAAGAAAAA GTAA
- the LOC123871689 gene encoding 28 kDa heat- and acid-stable phosphoprotein-like isoform X1: MPRGKYTNHKGRNRKFTSPEELEEQRKQEELKKKWRKEHGDESSSEEESEGNKSGSDDSDDSESDEDHPTKAKGVSGLIEVENPNRVVKKNKKLSNLNTITEGEKPQLSRREREEIERQRAAAAYQKAHAEGKTDQARADLARLAIIRQQREEAAKRRETEKTAKEATTKKKYKYSPLVDRITIILFIRRRLSNS, from the exons ATGCCACGTG GAAAGTATACCAACCACAAGGGACGTAACCGTAAGTTTACCAGCCCTGAGGAATTAGAAGAGCAGAGGAAGCAAGAGGAACTGAAAAAAAA ATGGAGAAAGGAACATGGAGATGAAAGCTCAAGTGAAGAAGAATCTGAAGGAAATAAATCTGGCTCAGATGACAGCGATGACAGTGAGTCTGATGAAGAT CATCCAACTAAAGCAAAGGGTGTCTCGGGCCTCATTGAAGTAGAAAATCCCAATCGAGTAGTTAAGAAGAATAAAAAGTTATCCAATTTAAATACAATCACGGAAGGAGAGAAACCTCAGCTTTCAAg GCGTGAGCGAGAAGAAATTGAAAGGCAACGGGCAGCAGCGGCTTACCAGAAAGCGCATGCGGAGGGTAAAACTGACCAGGCCCGAGCGGACCTCGCGCGACTCGCCATCATCCGGCAGCAGAGAGAAGAGGCGGCCAAGCGACGCGAGACGGAGAAGACTGCTAAAGAAGCGACGACGAAGAAAAAGT ATAAATACTCACCATTAGTTGACAGGATTACCATCATTTTGTTCATTCGGCGGCGGCTTTCGAATTCTTAG
- the LOC123871689 gene encoding 28 kDa heat- and acid-stable phosphoprotein-like isoform X3 produces MPRGKYTNHKGRNRKFTSPEELEEQRKQEELKKKWRKEHGDESSSEEESEGNKSGSDDSDDSESDEDHPTKAKGVSGLIEVENPNRVVKKNKKLSNLNTITEGEKPQLSRREREEIERQRAAAAYQKAHAEGKTDQARADLARLAIIRQQREEAAKRRETEKTAKEATTKKK; encoded by the exons ATGCCACGTG GAAAGTATACCAACCACAAGGGACGTAACCGTAAGTTTACCAGCCCTGAGGAATTAGAAGAGCAGAGGAAGCAAGAGGAACTGAAAAAAAA ATGGAGAAAGGAACATGGAGATGAAAGCTCAAGTGAAGAAGAATCTGAAGGAAATAAATCTGGCTCAGATGACAGCGATGACAGTGAGTCTGATGAAGAT CATCCAACTAAAGCAAAGGGTGTCTCGGGCCTCATTGAAGTAGAAAATCCCAATCGAGTAGTTAAGAAGAATAAAAAGTTATCCAATTTAAATACAATCACGGAAGGAGAGAAACCTCAGCTTTCAAg GCGTGAGCGAGAAGAAATTGAAAGGCAACGGGCAGCAGCGGCTTACCAGAAAGCGCATGCGGAGGGTAAAACTGACCAGGCCCGAGCGGACCTCGCGCGACTCGCCATCATCCGGCAGCAGAGAGAAGAG GCGGCCAAGCGACGCGAGACGGAGAAGACTGCTAAAGAAGCGACGACGAAGAAAAA GTAA